CATTTAAATTGGCGACTTTGCTGGGGAGTTGGGAAGCAAACAAGGACAGAGATCCTCGCAAAAAAATGCTGCCAAAATCCAGGACGACACGAAACATGAGCGCTGTCCCCTCTCAAGCCGAGTCGAGGCCAATAACGCTTCATCATCCCAACCAGGCAGAAGACATCAACGGATTGGGGGCTGGACCCCAACCGCAGGCAAGGAATCCCGCTGACAATGCCAATGCTTTTGTTTAGGTCCTACAAGCATTGCAACACTCGCAACAGCAAATGATGGAGGAAATCCGTCAGCTGAAAACAGAAAATACCAAAGAGAAAGGAAGCCAGCATGTCCCAGAGCATGCGGCAGACAAAGAGGAGACGCCAATTGAAGGTGCCCCGCAAAATGAAGGACAATAGCACCCAAAGAGAAATTCTACGCACGAAGACCTTCTTATCCATTAAGAGTGCTTAGCAAGCCATATCCCGAAAGGTATAAACCACGTGCTTTCGCGTAGTATGACGGCATGAAGGGTAGTGCTGTTGAGCATGTGAGCAAGTTCATTGATACTCTTGGCCCTTATGCAGCAAACGAGGACTTATGTTTTCGGGAGTTTTCTAAATCACTATGTGACCATGCCTACACTTGGTACATCggtctaaaaccaggatcaatCCCAACCTGGGATGACATGGTGGATGTATTTTGCACTAAGTACTTCCACGGAGAAGAAATAGTGACGCTTGTTACTTTGCAAGCTACCAAGCAAAGAAATGGAGAAGATTAAATGGAGTACATCAAGAGATTCAGAGACATAGCACTTGATTGCTATGACCATTGTGAGGAAAAAACATTGGTGGAGATGTGTATAACGAATATGATCAGGGAATACTGAGCTGTCCTAGAAAACTTGGAAATCTCCCAGTTTGCGTAGCTATTacaaaaggccagaaagaccaCTCAATCGGTGAGGCCAAGTTCTGACAAAAGAAACGCCCCACAGGCCATGGCCGCATCCACCGGCGAAAGGAAGAGGAAAACTAATGGGAGGGAGTACAATACCCCTCCGCCGATACTGTGCACCCCAAAGGATCTAGATGTGCTCTTAGACAGGTGGATAGCAGACAGAGTTTTTAAGCCCAATCAAGTCTCTAAGGAGCCCACAGAATAAGGGCGGAGGGACCCATGCTTCTGTTGCTTGCACAATTATGTGCAATATCCTACCGCAGAATGTTGGGCGCTCCGTAGATTGGTGCACTGTAGGATTAAGAAGAGACCCTAGAGCTGTCGCAGCAAGAAGTTCAAAGGAATCCACTCCCAAACCACAAAGGGAAGGGCGTAGCAACGGTAGTAATCTGTGCAGATCCAGGGGAAGACGAGGAGGAGAATCCAGCCTTGCTTGCTGCAGCTATCACCACCCTACAGAAGAGCTCTAAGTTCAAAAATCTGTTTGGCCAACTAGGCCTTACAGCGAAAGAGCAGAAGACAGCTACAGAGGCCCTAGTAAGCATTGCTTCCAGGGCAGGAGTAGAATGTTTGTCAGTAGAAGTTGCAGATGATAGAGCTGTCTTATAAGAATCAACTGAAATCAGCTTCAGTAATGAGGATATGGAAGTGGGGTGCCCTAACCACAGGAGGCCCCTCTACTTAGTCGCATCCATAAATCAGATCCCATCAAGAGAGCCTTGGTGGATATGGGTGCCTCAGTAAACCTTGTTCCGTTAAGCACCCTGCAGGCGGTAGGAATTTCAGAAAAAAAGATCCAAGGGTGCCCAATGGAAGTAACTGGGTTCGGAGGAAGTAGTGAATATATCGCAGGCCACATTCAACTATGGTTAAAATTGGGCCCTATAGCCTCTTTAGCTTGGTTCCATGTGGTAAAGATAGAAGTTTCATACCTTGTGCTCTTAGGGAAGCCGTGGCTGCACAAACACCGACTGGTGCCGCCTACCTATCATCTGTGCATGAAAGGGAGGTTGAATGGTAGGATGATATGTATAGTGGCAAACCCATCACCGTTTGAGTAGGTAGAGGCTCATTTAAAGGAAACTATATTTTATAACCAGTGGGCACCATCCGGGAAAAGCTCAGTATCGAAACCAAGAGACACCTTTGTCCTTAGGTGGGAGAACATTTGAGGTGACTTAGAGTCTGATTTGAGAGAATTACTCTCtcagaaaaagaagagaaaagaagcaCTTGCTGCAGAGCCAGATGACACGCCACAATGCGTCAGGATCTAAGAACTCGACGGCAAGATTGTGTATAAACTATGAAGGTGCATGGGGCTTATGAGTGAAACACAAGCGGGCCCTCGACAAGAGTGGTAGCACAAAAGTCTGGTGTGTTGCATAGCTCAAGAAGGCTCAGAAGAAGAAAATCATGGAGAAAAAGACGAGGAGGTTACGACAGATAAAGATGTACAGGTTATGGCAGAAGAGAAGTTAGAGGAAGTCAACTTGGGGTCTGACTCATAGGAACCAAGGCCCATCTCAATTAGTTTAAAGTTGTCAGAAAAGGAAAAGTCAGAGTTAATACTGCTGTTGAAGGAATACAAAGATGTCTTTGCGTGAGATTATAGTGAAATGTCAGGATTGGATCCCAGGCTAGTAGTGCATACGCTGAATGTGGATCTAGAGGCCAAGCCAGTTACCCAGCCTACCAGAATATTTCATACTGAAATAGAAGAGCAGATAGTGAAGGAGGTACAGAAGCTGTTGGCCGCAAGATTCATCAAACCCATTCAACATCCACGTTGGTTATCCAACATAGtgccagtgaagaagaagaagaacgggtAGATAAGGTGTTGCGTAGATTTCAGAAATCTTAACAGGGTTTGCCCGAAAGACGAATTCCCACTGCCAAACATGGACTTACTAATAGATTCTACGGCAGGAAGTGCCATGTTTTCCTTCATAGACGGGTTCAGTAGATACAATCAGATCAGAATGGCGCCGAAGGACGCGAAAAAGACTGCTTTCAGAACACTTATAGGCAACTTTTACTATACAGTAATGCCATTTGGGTCAAAGAACGCATGTGCAACTTATCAAAGGACAATGACGACTATAttccatgacatgatgcataGAGAATTAGAAGACTATGTGGATGACATAGTGATAAAATCAAAGAAGCGGGAAGAACATGTTCAAGTGTTGAGGAGGGTATTTGAAAGGTGTAGAACTTTCAAGCTAAGAATGAACCCTCTCAAATGCGCATTCGGGGTGTCtttaggaaaattcttgggtTTTCTGGTCCACAGCAGAAGAATAGACGTAGACCCGGCCAAAGCTACAGCCATAGCAACTATGAAGCCTCCAGCCACAGTGAAGGAGTTGAAAAGCTTTTTGGGGAAGGTCCCATATATCCGAAGATTCATCCCCGGACTGGCATCCATCACCTCTACTTTCTAGAAACTGCTAAAAAAGGGGCAAAAATTTTAATGGGGGGAGGCACAGTAGGCAGCCTTTAAAAGGCTACAATAGATTATGATGAATCTCCCTACTATGCAAGCTCCAATCCGCAGGAAGCCACTGTTGTTATACTTAGCCGCCAACCAGTACGCCATAGGCACATCAATTGCCCAGGAGGATGGAGATAGTGTGAAACAGTCAGTTTATTACATCAGCCGAGCTCTAAAAGACGCAGAAACTCGCTATCCAAGGGCAGAGAGGGCATGCTTGGCTATCGTGTATGCCTCACAAAGGTTACGTCATTATTTCCTGGCCTATGAGGTATGACTGATGACTAAGTCTCACGCCATCAAAGCCTTATTACAACAGTCAATTCTCTCTGGCAGAATATCCCAGTGGTTGCTACAATTGTCACAGTATGACCTGAAGGAGGGAACGCCCAAGGCGGTAAAGGGCCAAGCTATAGCGGATCTGTTGGCACAGTTCCTAGGAGAAGAAGAATTCCCACTCGATGATGAAGTCCCAGGAGAAGTAGCTGTGGCAGAAGGGGTCGGAGAATGGTGGGTGATGAAATTTGATGGGTCTTCTACTACCCAATCGGGGGGAGTAGAAGTAGTTCTGTATCATGAAAAAAAAGAGGCTGTAGCACTAtcattcaaattggaattcCCTTATTCAAACAACACGGCAGAATATGAAGCCTATCTAACTGGGTTAGCCACGGCCCTTGAAATGAGGGTCAAACACTTGAGAGTAATAGGGGACTCAAACCTAGTGGTCTGCTAGACTAAAGGAAGCTTCTCTTTAAAGGAATCCAGCCTAGTCCGTTACAGAGCAATGGCCCAGAAGATGGAGGAAAGATTTTTGACCTTTGAAATAGAGCACACTCCGAGAAGCGAAAATTGGTTCACAGATGCGCTGGCCGCATTAGGCTCATAAATAGTCTTCGAAGGGGATAACACCAGGATAGAAGTCAGCAAGAAGAAAGAATCTATTATCGAAATATTGAAAGAAAAGTTCTAGGAGGAACAGTGTAAAGAGGATTGGTGGAATCCCATAAGGGAGATCTTGATGAAGGAAGGAGAGCCTGCGGAATTAAAGGTACTAAAAGATTATGCCCTGGTAAGAGGAGAACTATACCACAGGATGCTAGGTGGGGTCTTGTCTAGATGTGTGGGGCAAGAAGAGGCTTAAAGAAAGTTGAAGGAAGTGCACGACAAGACTTGCGGATCCTGCGGAGAAATCAACCTTTACCGTAGACTCTAAAGGGTTGGCTTTTATTGGCTAAGTATGGGAAGAGATGCAGACCAAGTCCAAGTCCAATGCGAGACCTGCCATCTTGCGGCTGACAGAGAAGAAAGCTACGCTATGTTCGTCAGCGAAGACTGGAGAAAACCATTCACCCAGTACTTAGTAGAAGGTATCCTGCCACAAAAGCACAATGAGCGATACAAACTTAAAAGGCTGGCAGCACGTTACTTTTTGCACAATGGGGTCCTCTTCAAAAAAGGGTATGATGGAGACCCACTACGCTGTTTGGGCCCCGAGGAAGCAAAAGATATGATAAAGGATGTACACGCGGGAGAATTTGGTGAGCATCAACGGAAGAAGAAGCTATACAGATGCCTACTACAAATgggctactactggcctaccATGAAAAGGGACACGACAGAATTTGTAAAAAGATGTCACAGCTCCCAGGTGCAAGTCAACTTGATTCACACCCACCCACAGCACTTGCATAGTATGGTTAGCCCATGGCCATTCCATACTTGGGGGCTTGATTTGGTGGGGCCAGTTAACCCACCATCGCGCGGATACATATGGATCCTGGTGGCTACAGagtatttcactaaatgggcaGAGGCAATGCCACTTCGCAAAGCCACGGAAGGAGCAGTGGCAAACTTCATTaaggaaaatataattgtaaggTTCGGGGTGCCCCACAGAATCATCAGCGACAATGGCACGCCATTTGTCAACAGTGACGTGAGAAGGATGTTGGAATTTTACCAGGTCAAACACCATTGATCATCACCTTACTACccgcaaggaaatgggcaaACGGAGGCGACAAACAAAACCCTAATAAAGATCATCAGTAAAATGAGCCAAGAGTATACGGGAGGATGGGCAATGCATCTACCGGATGCCCTTTGGGCCTACAGAAACTCGTCGAAGTCAGCCACAGGATTCTCACCCTTCTCTCTGGTATACGGAACAGAAGTGATGAGCCCAGTAGAAATAATGACCCATTCCCTACGGGTTATGCaaatgaaggaaaaagaaaaggagaaggaGGTCTTTGCGGCAAAAAGGTAAATGGATTTAGAATGGCTCAacgagaagagagaagaagctCAGAAGCGCAGCCATAGATTTAGACGAAGAATGACAGAAGCCTATGGCAGGATGACTAAAGAAAGGGTATTCTCAGAAGGACAACTCGTGTTAAAAGTGGCAGACTACGTCAGGCGAGGCATGGTAGGACCATCTAAGTTTGCACCAACATGGGAAGGACCCTTTGTGATAAGAGAGGCGCATCCCACTGGGTATTACTGCGTGACCCAAATGGATGGCAAAAACCTGATGGATCCCGTCAACGGAAAGTG
This genomic stretch from Castanea sativa cultivar Marrone di Chiusa Pesio chromosome 1, ASM4071231v1 harbors:
- the LOC142622552 gene encoding uncharacterized protein LOC142622552, whose amino-acid sequence is MNLPTMQAPIRRKPLLLYLAANQYAIGTSIAQEDGDSVKQSVYYISRALKDAETRYPRAERACLAIVYASQRLRHYFLAYEYDLKEGTPKAVKGQAIADLLAQFLGEEEFPLDDEVPGEVAVAEGVGEWWVMKFDGSSTTQSGGVEVVLYHEKKEAVALSFKLEFPYSNNTAEYEAYLTGLATALEMRVKHLRVIGDSNLVVC